In Gracilibacillus salitolerans, the sequence AATTCCTCATCCACCTTATCACCTAATCCAAAAATACGACCAAATGGGTGTAACATAATAAACACCACCTTTTTCTGCTTAAACAAATTCAAAAAATGTTGTATGAGAGCGAATACTTTTTCCTATTTATCGATTTAATAAAAGGGAAAACTTGCTTAAAACTAGAATTTAAGCAAGTCATAGAAGCCGTTTTATATCCCAAATGTTTCACGTGGAACATAACTAGTAATCTGTTACTCTTATTTTATCATAAAAATTCGAAAAGCGATAAAAAATATGACTTATTTTTGCTAAAAATATCTTTTATAACGGATTTTTATTTGGAACACCTGGTTTTCTGGGGAATTTCTTTGGTGTTTTACGTTTTTTATCAATAATCACCATATTTCTTTCGCCATTATTTTCTGGGAGTGAGAAATGTTCTACGCGCTGTAACTTTCCACCAAGTAATTCAATGGCATCCTCAGCATCTTCCAGTTCCTCTTCCACATTAGATCCTTTCATGGCAATAAATGTACCGTTTGTTCGTAAAAGTGGCAGGCAAAGTTCAGACAAAACGGATGTTCTGGCAACAGCGCGAGCCATCACCATATCAAATTTATGTCTGAATTTCTCGTTTTTTCCAAACAATTCTGCTCGATCATGATAAAAACTTACACCTTCAAGTCCTAACTCTGTAGCTAAATGATTTAAAAATGTTATCCGCTTCTTTAATGAATCTACAATTGTTACCTGTATTTGTGGAAAAAGTATCTTGAGTGGAATACTAGGGAATCCAGCACCAGCACCCACATCGCATAAATGAAATTCATTAGTAAAATCAAAATAGAATGCAGCAGTAAGCGAATCGTAAAAATGTTTTGCATAGACTTCTTCTTTGTCTGTGATTGCTGTTAAATTCATTTTTTCATTCCACTCCACTAGTATGTGGAAGTATGTCTCAAATTGTTGTAATTGCTTTTCGGTGATCTCAATGCCTTCTTTTTTTAGATGTTCTTGAA encodes:
- the rsmG gene encoding 16S rRNA (guanine(527)-N(7))-methyltransferase RsmG — its product is MNLQSFQEHLKKEGIEITEKQLQQFETYFHILVEWNEKMNLTAITDKEEVYAKHFYDSLTAAFYFDFTNEFHLCDVGAGAGFPSIPLKILFPQIQVTIVDSLKKRITFLNHLATELGLEGVSFYHDRAELFGKNEKFRHKFDMVMARAVARTSVLSELCLPLLRTNGTFIAMKGSNVEEELEDAEDAIELLGGKLQRVEHFSLPENNGERNMVIIDKKRKTPKKFPRKPGVPNKNPL